The Crateriforma spongiae sequence GGGACTGTAGTAGCCTGGTTCGCAGTCAGTGTCCGCGCATGCGGAGGCATCTTCAACGATGTCTATGCAATTGTTGGTGATTTCCACTGTGCAGATTGCTTGGGCGGAATTGGTGCTCAAGAGGTTTGCCACGCAGGCAGCGATAAAGAGTCCAATAGCAATAAGGAGCTTGGCGATTCGCTTCATTTGTCATTCCTGGTTGGGAGATCTTGAAGAAAAAACGCCTGGGATCTTGACCGTTCGTAGTAACTTGCCAGCCATCAACCGGCATTCGATCACAAGGTTTTCCGGCGGTTCTGACGCCGGATCAGGAGCATCGAAGAAGATTCGATAGATGCCAACCTGGCCAACTTGACGCACTCGTTCAGAAGCCAATGGTTTGGAAGTAGCATAGAAATCACATTTCAGCTTGGATCCGTCACCATCTGGCCGACGGTCGGACGCTACGATCTTGCCCGTATATCGGCCTTGTTCCGCGTCGAGGTGCATGACAAGCGTCCGCGGTGCAACGGTCAACGGATGCGATGTCGAGATGTCAATCATGACGTCGCTTGACGATCCGGTTTCAATATTGGTCAGCTTGAGCGATCCGGCGATGGGGCCATTCTTGATGGCTTTCCGCTTAACTCGCATGCGAACTACTGAGTTTTCAAAGTCTAACGTGGTCTCGATATTCGCGAGAGATTGGCTTGCCGTTAAGTCAATAAGTTCTTGCTTTGTATCGGCCCCCAGCAAAAATGGAATTTGGATCTCATGATTATCCTGGTCCACTGGGATTTCGGTATCCACATAGCTTGGGACAAAGGCAACAACGCCACTGGCCGAGAAGAATGGTCGTATCGAAAAAAGTGGTGAACCGTTGGCACGCCGGGCCAAGATTCCGACTTCCGAACGAACTTTGGAAGGATTGGTCGGCGTTGAAATTCTGATTCGAAAAACCTGATTAGATTTATCAGGCAGCACACCCGAGCGTGGAGATAGCGAAAGGCATTGGCATCCGGGCTGGATAGAGCTGAACACCAAGTCAGAATTGGTGTGATTCTTCACTGTCAGCAAGCAATCGATAACCGTTCCGGGAAGGTGTGAACCGAAATCCACTTCGACTCGCGGCAACCTGCGCTCAACTCTCGTCAAGACGCAGGCTCGCTCAATCTGCACCACACGTTTGCTGGGCCCTTTAACGACGTCTCCTTCCGAACTGTCGGTGTTGACCTGATTAGCAAGGGAGGATGCCGAAAATGGGATGCACAGCAAAACCACACAACATCGCGTCCAGAAAGCTGAAACGCAGAATCTGCTCAGGTGACCCATTTGCGAGACCAATTTGATCCGCTCGTTCAACGACATCGTATTGAGCCGTGTGGCGGTGGCTGACAGAGCACCGCGCCAATTCAAACATCGCTTCGACAACATGTGCCGTTGGCCCCAACTGTTTACTTGCTTGTTGCCCAATTGACCCTGACCAAAAACTGTTCTAACGGAAAAAAATGGGGGGGGGCAACAAAATGTTTCAGCAAAATGCCAAAAAGAATGAAAAGTGTTCGCCGCGAAAGAAGGGAGACAGTGGGGAAGGATTCAGGCACGAGCGGCACGGTTAGTCATGTTTGCCGAGACCATAGCGCGGCATCGATAGCTGCATGGAAACTGGTGGGGATAGGATTTTGAGTCCGTTTGTTTCGTCACCCCCGACGGCCCTCGCAATTTGAATGAATTGAACGAGGGTCTGGATTGGCGTTCGGTTTAGCGACCGGCCGTGTTCGCGACTCCAGCGCATACCGCACGATGCCCGCCAATCGAACAGTGAATGCTCACTGGACCTGGATCGGCAGGCTTTCGCTGTGGCTGTTGAACTCCGGTGCGTACATGCATTGGATGTTCGCAAGGCCCGTCTGATATTCACCACGCAGTTGGACGCGGGTCGAGTATTCGAACACGTACTTGCCCTTGGGCAGGTAGTCGATGAAGAAGTGGCTGGCGGTATCACGAGTGGATTCGTAATACGCCAATCCGTCTTGATAGCGATACGACGACAGCACGTTGACAGGTTCTGTACCGCTGCCGCGGTGGTCCTTCAGGTGCAAGTATTCCATGTCGCGATCGGTCGCCAAAACGAGACGCACCACCAATTCATCGCCGACTTCCACCGGGCCATCGACACGCTGCAACTTGGGGCCCGACGCCGTATTCTTTTTGACGTACAACTGTTTCGACAGTTTCAGCGGCGTGCCTTCATGAGCGGTCACGTTGGCGATGTCTTCCATGTATTGCCAGTGCACGCTGCCCCAAGCGACGCCATCGTCGACCTTCGTGACACGAACGTCCGCTTGCTTGGCGGAAATTTCTGACCCGGTGAATCGTTGTTCGTAGAAACCGGTGCCCGCTTCGATCCGCTCGGGCTGAATCTCTTCACCTCCCAGCGCGACGGTGACGATTTCGTCGGATGCCAATTCGTTTCCACCACGCAACAGCAACGCGTACACGGCGTCGGCAGTGGCCTTGGTTGTTTTCCAATCTTGGGTTTGTTTTTGCTTCAACAACCAGACCTTGCAGTCTTCGACCGCAACTTGGTCGTCCATGACTTCGTCGAAGGCTTCGATCATCATCGCCTGGGTTTCGATCGGGGCACGGTACCACCACCATGACAGTTCGGTGTCACGCCAGAACATGCCCATTTCTTCGTCGGTGACGCTACGTTCTTTGATCGACACCATAATGTCGCGTGCGGGCGACGTTTTGCCGAACCGATTCAGGGCGATCGCCAAGTGTGCCTGCGACTGTCGGTTGGCCAGTTTCAACCAGTGCGTGGATGCTTGATCGACCCAGTAGTCGATGGCTTGGCGATGCTCCGCAGCGATCGGATGATCTTTCAAGAAAAAGCTGCGGCCGTACAAATACAACGCCACCGTGGATGACAGGTGATGCTTGTCTCGGTCCTTGGCTTTGATGTCTTCGTAGATCTCCGTCATCCAGGTATCCAGTTCCGGGATCGCAAGGTCGACCACGTCGGTTTCGATGTTCACACCCAGATGATCCAGGCGGCCGAAACCGGTGACGATGTACAGGGTGATGTATCGGTTTTGTCGTCCACCGGGGAACCACGACCAGGTGCCGTCGTCCAGTTGACGATCGGCAAGCTTTTCCACCGCACGATCAAGTTCATCGTTCAAACGGTTGGTATCAAAAAGCACCGCGACGTTTCGCCGAGCTTGGCTTTCGGCCTGGGCTTGGCGGTACCAGGGCGTTTCTTCGATCATGACCGCTTTCAAGTCTTCGTTTTTCAACAGTGGGCTGTCCAGCGTTTCGGTGCCCCGCCACTGTTCAAAGATGCGTTCGATCTTTGGATCGCTGTTGACGATCTTTCGCGCCAGCGCGTTGGCATAAATTCGGTTGAACAATTGTTCGCTGCACTCGTGCGGGAACTCCATCAGGTATGGAAGTGCCATCACGGCGTACCACGACGGGTTGGAAACCATTTGCACGGTCAGCGACTGGTGCCGCAGCGATTCCGACCCCGCCGAATCGGCCAATTTGTCGAAACGAAAGTCCTTGGTTTGTGCACCACGGATCGGCAACGCCAACGATTCGGTGACCAGAATGCGACGCGACAGGACGGGCAGATAGCCTTCTTCGCCATCGGAAAGACGCCCGGTCGAGCCGACCGCCTTGTAGGTCAGGAATCCGATTTCGTCGGGAACATTCAATCGCCAAGAATAGGATTTGGATTCACCGGCGGCGACTTCAAAGGTTTGATCGACCGGATCGTTTCCAAGCAACGCATCGACGGAATCTCCGGTGCGAGCGTTTGCAAACGTCAGTCGAACAGTGCCGGTTTGCCGTGACGGCGACAGGTTGCTGACCTTGACGGTGAATTCGATCTGGTCGCCTTCGCGTAAGAAACGCGGCGGATTCGGCTGGATCATCAAATCCTTGCTGGTCACCACGCTGTCGATCAGACCGCCGCTGGCCAATTCCGTATCGTGGGCGAAGCCCATGAATTTCCATTCGGTCAGGGCTTCGGGCATCGTGAATTCCATCCGCACCGTGCCGTCGTCACCGGCGGTCAAGTGTGGGAAGAAAAACGCGGTTTCGTTCAAATTCTTGCGGGCTTGAACACCCGACAGATCGATGTCGGGCTGTGGGGCTTGTTCCGCCTCACCGCCTCCGCCAATGCCCCCCATTCCCGCGGACGCTTTGGACATGATCGCTCCCTCGGCGACCTCCGCATCGTCCATTCCAAATGCGTCGGCCATTTCCGCGCTGGCTGCCATCGGTGCGGCCTGGGGCGCGGCACCAAAAAACATGTTCGAACGTCCCATGGCCCCACCCATGCCGCCTCGCATCATGCGGCCACGCATGAATTGATAGCCCATGAAGTTGTGGACCAATTCACCGGCCAGGCTGGGGTACACCAAGCTGCCGTCGCGATTGCGGGTGGTCCAGTCGTTCCAGAAAACTTGCAAGTTCTGGTTGTGGTTTTGGAAATAGGATCGCACCGATGATCCGTCACGGCGAAAGACGCTGAAGCGTTGCAACCACTGATGCGGTTGGTACGCGTCTAGCGATACGTCATATAGCGTCGCCACCATTTCGGCGGCCGCTCGTTCGGCGTCAGGGCCTTCGATGATGGCGGTCCACGTTTGTTTTTCCGCCGGTGAAAGCTTGCTGACGAAGTGTTCCCATCGGATCGACAAATTCTTGTTCGACCAGGGAACCGAAACCGTGTTGCTGTGCAGGAAAGCACGGTTTTCGCGAACCATCGTGGTGCGGATCGTGAACCCGCCACGCATTCCGGGTTCGACTTTCTGTTCGATCAATGCTTGGGTTCGATCGGCGGGCGTCCAGAAAGATTTCAGCACCTTACCGCGATGTTCGATTTCGACGAATGCTCGTGCTTGTTCATATCCGCTGCCCCAGAAGACTTGAAAGTCCTCGCCGACTTCGACCGACCACGATTTGGCTTGATAGATCTCGGGCAGCCGAATGTCCAGTTGCTTGGCGTCCAAGTCCAGCACTTGCATCGGAAGCAACGCCGAGATCTCATTGCCGCGATCGTCCCGACTGGTCAGCACCGCGCGATAGATGCCCGCATCCAGCGGTGCTTTGAACGTGGTCTGGCCGCTGGCGTTGGTTTCGAATTCGGTTTCCGCGACGACATCGCCCAGCGGCCAGGAGTTTGGATTGGTGGGATCGATTTCGTCGGGCGATTTCGTTTCACCTTCGTCGAACAACGCCGGCGGGCTGAAGGGATCAGGAGCACGCGTTAATGATTGGCGAGTCACCTGGTCGGGCTGAACCAAGCGGTGAATCTTCACGGTTCCGGTTGCCGCTTGGGGTTGTCCGTCCAGCGAAGTCGTGCGGATTCGGATCGATACCGGTTCGCCCTCGGTCAGCCAATCGTCGGCCGTCATTGATGCGGCCAGGCTGGTGTATCCCAACCGAATCGTCCGCTTGTCGGATCGTGTTTCGCCGGTCGTGTCGGTGACGTCCGCGTGAATCTCATAGCGGAACGTCGGCTCGGAATCCTTGGCAACGCTGGCATCCGGTTTCGCCGTAAATTCGATTTCAAATCGACCGGACCCGTCGGTCATGCTGGTGCCATGGGCGATTTCTTGGCTGCTGCTTTGCGGCGGCATCCACCAGTAACGCCAGTACCACCAGACCGGATAGTTGACCGATCGCACGACACGCCAAGTGACTTTGGCATCGTTGATCGCCGCTCCGGTGTAAGCCGTTGCTTTGCCCGTCGCCGTGACGACTTGATTCAAAGACGCTTGGTCGGCCAGCGGTTCCAGTTCGACCTGAAATTTCGGACGTTTGTATTCTTCGACGTTGATGTTGGCTTGACCGCGAGGTCCGTCGACGACTTTCAACGTCATACGTCCGGTCAGCCTGTCCCGGGGGGCGGTGAAGCTGCCGGAAAAGCTGCCGTAATCATTGGTGCGAACCTTCAGCGTTTCGACTTCTTTCCCATTCGGATCCGACAACGTCACGCTAAGCGATCGATTCTTCAGGACCTTGTATTGGTCTTGGTGTTGATACACCGACAAACAGATGCCTTTGAACCGGATCGTTTGACCGGGGCGATACAGGCTGCGGTCTGTAAAAAACTGAGTGGATTCGTTGGTTCGGTGATTCGGTTCAACGCGTCGGGTGTTGAAGTAGTTGTGTGAACTCAGACGATTTCCGTCGTGGCTGGCCAGCAGCATCACGCTGTTGCGATCGGCGGCGTTGATTTGGAACAACCCGTTTGCATCGCTGCGAACGGTACGAAGCGGGCGAAAACGATTGGTCCGCGGTTCACGCATCCAAGATCGCACGCTGGCACCACGGATCGGTTCACCGGATTTGGCGTTCAGCACGAAACCTGACAAGCGACCGGTGCGATTGTCGTCTCGAATGACCAACGCCAGATCGCTGACCCAGACCTCGGCGATGCTCAGCTGGTTGTCCGACTTGGCAAAGTCCGCCGACTGGCTGGCAAGCAGGTAATACGAACCGGGGGTGATCCCATCGGGAACCTTGACTGAATGGCTATGTTGGCGAAAGTCACCGTGGTCGGTCAGGTCGGCTTCCCAAGTGCTGGCCGCCGGCATCGACAACAATGCATCGCGAAAATCGTCATCCATCTGCATCGGGCGATAGCGATCCGAATTGACGAAATCGTCGAAATCAAATTCGACCAGCTTGAAGTGAACTTTGGTGATGTTTTGATAGCGAACATGGATCGGCGGTACAGGGTCGGCCCAAACACGTTCGGCTTCGATGTGAAGTGATTTGCTGCGGATCTGTTCCAGCAAGTTAAAGCAACGATTCGCGCCGATCGAATCCGGATAATCTTCCAACGCACCGATGCACAGTCGGTGTGCCGTGACGCGGTCGTTCTTGTTGAAGTGAATTTGGGCCAGTTCGTGGATCGCTCGCGCGGTGACGGTTTCGCCGCGGTGATCTTCGATGAAACGTTCCAAGGCCGCCTGGTAACGCTGGGTCTTGTCGTCGCCTTGGGCGTGGTTGTTGCCGAAGTTCAGTCGACCTAAATCTGCGTCCAATCGCGCGTCGGGGGATTCGTCGTCGGCATGGAACCGCAGCAGGTCTTGATAAAGCTGGATCGATCGTAGCAACAATGAATCGGCATCAGACGTGTCCGGCGTCCAGGCAAGGAACCGTTCGGTGGTGTCGAAGATTGGGTCGTCGGCCGACAAGACGAAGGCATCTTCGATTTGGTTGCCCGCCTGAGTTCCACTGCTGTAAAAATTCAACGCGTTGTGGGCCAGCACGTCATACAACGTCGGCCGAAAGTTGGCACCACGATCATGGTTGTCCAGCAACTGTTCGTACTGTTCGACCTTGGCGGCTTTCAATGTGTCAGTGTCTTCGAAGGCCAAGTCGAATTGGCGATCAATTTCACGCAAGATTCGTGGCAGGCTCCACTCGGTGAAATCTTCGCTCGGTGCGGTTTCCGTTTCGGTCCGCTGCATGAAACGCCAGCGGTTTTGTTGGAAGTAATGCCAGTACCAGTTCGCAACGATAGCTTGCAGGATCGGACGCACCTCGTCGGGAGCCTGATCGATCTGCGTTTGCATTCGGGTGATCTTTTCTTCCGGCTTGTTGCCCTGGATCATTCCCTGCAAAACGATTCGCTGCGTGACCGCTTTGATCCATTCGTCGTACTGTTTGTTTTCGGCGGCGCGCCGGACGATCGGATCCAATTTTTCGATGGCCGTTTTGGGACGTCCTTGGTTGATCGCTTGCTGGACCGCCTGCCATTGGGATTGCGGATCCGAAGGTTCGTCTTGCGTCATGCCGAGTGAAGCCATCAATAGGAACGCGGACAAAAGCGAAGCACTCGCGAAAGCAATTCGTCGAATCGACACGGCAGTCATCCTTGTGGGCAAAGTGAGATAAGTCGTTGGTCGTGAAAAGGATTCCGGCAAGGCCAACGGTCGGTATTTTTGCATACCCGGCGCCCTGCACATCGGACCAACGATGAAGACAGCGATTTATTAGCCGAAAAATCAGACGATTGGCCGAAAAAATTTTGACCACTGCGTCTCGGCCGCGGCTTCGCACGTGGGCGATCAGTCGGGCGAATTCATTCCATTCATGTCAAAGCATCCGATCGCGTCGACGTTGGTGACATCGCCGCGGCCGCAAGGGCACCGACGATCGTACCGCCGCCGACGCACCAGAAAAGTATCGAACCGTATACCGGGTGCCAGAACTGAACCGATCCGTCGGAATTTCCTGATGCCGTGGACGAGTGCGGGTGATCGCGTCCATCCGCAACGTCGGCTTGCCCGATGACCAGGGACGAATTCCAAGTCGCCGGGGTCAGTGGGCACAGCAGGACCGCCGTACAAAGAACACAAACATAAACGGCCAGCATCAAGCCGCCGCCCGCACCGATCAACCCACCCAACGCCAGGTGCCGCAGCCGATCCCAAACGGTGGTGCTTCGTTGCCCGCGATCCATGCCTTCGACGTTTGTGTCGTCGACGTTCATGTCTTCGACGTTCGATGGTTCCGTGGAGTCTTCCGAAGAATCGTCGATCTGCTGGCCGAATGGTCGACGAAGATTCGCGGGCAAGCGAAACAGTCCGGCGGCCAAACCGATCCACCATCCCGCGGCCGCCATGTCGTTGGGCGACATCCGATCGTCCAGGAACGTTTGTTCCAGACCGGCGACTGCGCCGATGATCACGACGACCGTGTGGATGGCAGCGGCAAGAGCGAATCCGGCGATGCACAAGAATGCCGTTTCCAAAGTCCAGCGGCCGATTCGTCCGATTGCTTCCAACACGCCGATGGCGATCCGCGAGACTCGGTCGGATTCTTGTGGCGGTTTTCGGTGGCGTCGAATCATCTGGGGCACGGCGAATTGCAGGGGTAGCGATGGGCTGCTAATCTGGTGCCAAACCGTCGCGATAACGCGACATCTGACGAGCTTCGAAGCCCTGGAATAATTGACGCATGTCCGCCATCACTTCGCAGATGCACGACGAAATCTTGGTCGTGGGATTCACAGACAGCAAGATTTTGGACGGACAACGCATCGAGCAAGTCGGCCGTGAATTGCAAGAAGCGATTGCCCAAGCTGGCCATAAAAAGCTGTTGGTCAATTTCCGCGGCGTGTCTTTCATGTCCTCGGCGATGATCACCAAGTTGGTCATGCTGAACAAAGGTTGCAAGGCACAGGGCGTGACACTGAAATTTTGTGAAGTGTCCCCCAACGTCATGGAAGTCTTCAAGATCACGAAGCTGAACAAGCTGTTCTCGATCGTCGATTCCGAAGAAAAGGCGTTGGCCAGCTTCGACAAAAAAGGCTGGTTCAGCTGAGCTGATTCATGTTTGCCAATGACCCGCGGTCGGGGCGTCTATAGGGTGCCATGGATTGATGGGCCGTTCGGTCGTCCTGTAACCGACAAGCTTGGGTATGAACGATTCGTCAGGCCCTCGCGTCGATCTGGAAACCGCGACGCAAATCATCGAAGCAGATCGTTCGGATCTGGCGGATCAAATCCACGATGACTTGATCCCACTGTTGTTTGTCGCGCGGGCCACAGTCGATCGGCATGATAGCGACGAAATGCGTCAGGTGTCCGCTTGGCTGGCCGATGCGATGCAAACGGCGCGGGCGATTTTGAATTGGTCACACACGCCCGACGTGAACTCCGCCAATTGGCGTGATGAACTGCGACGCGTGATCGAGTTGCTTTATCCCGACGACAAACGGGTGCAGTGGCGATGGGGATCCGTCGATTCGACGACGGTCATCTCCGCCGAACGCCAAATTCAACTGTACCGGATCATCGCCGAAGCGATTCGAAATGCGGTGAAGCATTCTTCGGCCGACAACATCATCGTCGCAGATCAGCTGGAAGCGGACGGATACCGTGTGTCGGTCACCGATGACGGGACCGGTTTCGATCCGGCAGACTTACCGCCCAATCATCACGGCGTGCGGACGATGCAACGTCGCGCCGACGCGGCGGGCATGACGTTGCGGATTGATTCGCGACGCCAGGGCGGAACCGTGCTGGAAGTCCACGTTTAGTGGCCGCCAAACCGCGACGTGTCGCCAATCAGCCTTCGACCTGTGCCGGGGCGATCACGTCGGCATCATCGTCATTGCCGGTCCATTCCGGCAGACTGACCTGCCCCGCCACCCAGCCGTGGTGAACCAAACGTGGCGTCGCGCTTTGGCCGTCGCCGACACGTTGATACCGCGTCGGTGACGGCTGGTCGCCGATGTTCACCGTCTGGCCTTCACCGGCGGTTTCGATCGGACGGATGTCCAGGACGCGTTGCAGCGTTTTTTGACACTGTTGCAGACACGGTCGCGCCGCCGCGCCGACTTGGGCGTCGCCAAAGTTCGTCAGGTCTTCGTAGACCAGGTCGACCAACCGAGATTCGCGTTGCAGCGTCGCCAACAGCGTGATCGCATCGCTGCGTGCGGGCGGCTCGGGGGCGGACGTCGCCGACGGTTCGGGCTGTGGCTGGGGGCTTGGCAATGCCGCCGGCTGGACGTCGTCGCCGGACAACACGGCGTCAATCTTTTCGGAAACGGTCTTGTCAAACAAAGCGGCCGCGAAGGCGCGGAAGGCGGTGCGCATTCCCACGGAAGACGGGTCCTTGGCTAGATCGGTCGAGACTGGGACGACGAACCGATCCGAACGTCATGGCGTTCGCAATACGGTCGCTGAAGCAGCACAGTGTTCGTTGCCGGCACCGATGCATCAACCCGGCTTGCCCGTGTCATCGGCATCGCGACTGGCAAAGTGAGCCGAAATCGCGGTCGATATCCGACCCGGTGAGAGGGCGAATCCGCTGGACTGGGCGATTCCGTTGGACCGGGCAAATCCATTGGACCGGGCGGGCCACGAACAGACTTCGGGCGTCACAAAGACGGTTTTCCGGTCACCGTGACCAGACTTGTCACGGGCCTGCACGATCCTACCCATGTCGACGCGAACGACGGGGCCACGGGAGTGCCGTGATCCGCCGGCGTCAACACTGTCACCGATGTGGTTTAGGGAGGAAACGATCATGGCAAAGTATTACGTCCAGTGTGGTTCGGTCCGCGTCGTCTTGGACGCCGAAAACGTCAGCCAAGCTGCGTGTGGGGCACTCGATCGCGTGCTGGGGCCGCAA is a genomic window containing:
- a CDS encoding STAS domain-containing protein, whose amino-acid sequence is MSAITSQMHDEILVVGFTDSKILDGQRIEQVGRELQEAIAQAGHKKLLVNFRGVSFMSSAMITKLVMLNKGCKAQGVTLKFCEVSPNVMEVFKITKLNKLFSIVDSEEKALASFDKKGWFS
- a CDS encoding DUF2760 domain-containing protein, with product MRTAFRAFAAALFDKTVSEKIDAVLSGDDVQPAALPSPQPQPEPSATSAPEPPARSDAITLLATLQRESRLVDLVYEDLTNFGDAQVGAAARPCLQQCQKTLQRVLDIRPIETAGEGQTVNIGDQPSPTRYQRVGDGQSATPRLVHHGWVAGQVSLPEWTGNDDDADVIAPAQVEG
- a CDS encoding sensor histidine kinase; translation: MNDSSGPRVDLETATQIIEADRSDLADQIHDDLIPLLFVARATVDRHDSDEMRQVSAWLADAMQTARAILNWSHTPDVNSANWRDELRRVIELLYPDDKRVQWRWGSVDSTTVISAERQIQLYRIIAEAIRNAVKHSSADNIIVADQLEADGYRVSVTDDGTGFDPADLPPNHHGVRTMQRRADAAGMTLRIDSRRQGGTVLEVHV
- a CDS encoding alpha-2-macroglobulin family protein; translated protein: MTAVSIRRIAFASASLLSAFLLMASLGMTQDEPSDPQSQWQAVQQAINQGRPKTAIEKLDPIVRRAAENKQYDEWIKAVTQRIVLQGMIQGNKPEEKITRMQTQIDQAPDEVRPILQAIVANWYWHYFQQNRWRFMQRTETETAPSEDFTEWSLPRILREIDRQFDLAFEDTDTLKAAKVEQYEQLLDNHDRGANFRPTLYDVLAHNALNFYSSGTQAGNQIEDAFVLSADDPIFDTTERFLAWTPDTSDADSLLLRSIQLYQDLLRFHADDESPDARLDADLGRLNFGNNHAQGDDKTQRYQAALERFIEDHRGETVTARAIHELAQIHFNKNDRVTAHRLCIGALEDYPDSIGANRCFNLLEQIRSKSLHIEAERVWADPVPPIHVRYQNITKVHFKLVEFDFDDFVNSDRYRPMQMDDDFRDALLSMPAASTWEADLTDHGDFRQHSHSVKVPDGITPGSYYLLASQSADFAKSDNQLSIAEVWVSDLALVIRDDNRTGRLSGFVLNAKSGEPIRGASVRSWMREPRTNRFRPLRTVRSDANGLFQINAADRNSVMLLASHDGNRLSSHNYFNTRRVEPNHRTNESTQFFTDRSLYRPGQTIRFKGICLSVYQHQDQYKVLKNRSLSVTLSDPNGKEVETLKVRTNDYGSFSGSFTAPRDRLTGRMTLKVVDGPRGQANINVEEYKRPKFQVELEPLADQASLNQVVTATGKATAYTGAAINDAKVTWRVVRSVNYPVWWYWRYWWMPPQSSSQEIAHGTSMTDGSGRFEIEFTAKPDASVAKDSEPTFRYEIHADVTDTTGETRSDKRTIRLGYTSLAASMTADDWLTEGEPVSIRIRTTSLDGQPQAATGTVKIHRLVQPDQVTRQSLTRAPDPFSPPALFDEGETKSPDEIDPTNPNSWPLGDVVAETEFETNASGQTTFKAPLDAGIYRAVLTSRDDRGNEISALLPMQVLDLDAKQLDIRLPEIYQAKSWSVEVGEDFQVFWGSGYEQARAFVEIEHRGKVLKSFWTPADRTQALIEQKVEPGMRGGFTIRTTMVRENRAFLHSNTVSVPWSNKNLSIRWEHFVSKLSPAEKQTWTAIIEGPDAERAAAEMVATLYDVSLDAYQPHQWLQRFSVFRRDGSSVRSYFQNHNQNLQVFWNDWTTRNRDGSLVYPSLAGELVHNFMGYQFMRGRMMRGGMGGAMGRSNMFFGAAPQAAPMAASAEMADAFGMDDAEVAEGAIMSKASAGMGGIGGGGEAEQAPQPDIDLSGVQARKNLNETAFFFPHLTAGDDGTVRMEFTMPEALTEWKFMGFAHDTELASGGLIDSVVTSKDLMIQPNPPRFLREGDQIEFTVKVSNLSPSRQTGTVRLTFANARTGDSVDALLGNDPVDQTFEVAAGESKSYSWRLNVPDEIGFLTYKAVGSTGRLSDGEEGYLPVLSRRILVTESLALPIRGAQTKDFRFDKLADSAGSESLRHQSLTVQMVSNPSWYAVMALPYLMEFPHECSEQLFNRIYANALARKIVNSDPKIERIFEQWRGTETLDSPLLKNEDLKAVMIEETPWYRQAQAESQARRNVAVLFDTNRLNDELDRAVEKLADRQLDDGTWSWFPGGRQNRYITLYIVTGFGRLDHLGVNIETDVVDLAIPELDTWMTEIYEDIKAKDRDKHHLSSTVALYLYGRSFFLKDHPIAAEHRQAIDYWVDQASTHWLKLANRQSQAHLAIALNRFGKTSPARDIMVSIKERSVTDEEMGMFWRDTELSWWWYRAPIETQAMMIEAFDEVMDDQVAVEDCKVWLLKQKQTQDWKTTKATADAVYALLLRGGNELASDEIVTVALGGEEIQPERIEAGTGFYEQRFTGSEISAKQADVRVTKVDDGVAWGSVHWQYMEDIANVTAHEGTPLKLSKQLYVKKNTASGPKLQRVDGPVEVGDELVVRLVLATDRDMEYLHLKDHRGSGTEPVNVLSSYRYQDGLAYYESTRDTASHFFIDYLPKGKYVFEYSTRVQLRGEYQTGLANIQCMYAPEFNSHSESLPIQVQ